In Aegilops tauschii subsp. strangulata cultivar AL8/78 chromosome 3, Aet v6.0, whole genome shotgun sequence, one genomic interval encodes:
- the LOC109744383 gene encoding protein FAR1-RELATED SEQUENCE 5-like has protein sequence MSEVTEVEGKKNVQDTASADDKRDMFMQIIQMTFTSHEAAYDFYNSYARDNGFSIRKNRVRQGKHDNRLLTEEGHSRRLRPETRCHCEAHLTVKLDQKRGVWYVDSFEDKHSHILAGPDEVPFLWSHRKIKEYQKHEIMSMGAAGIRIHDMMDCFISKHVWYGGVGFTRREIYNLCAREKRKLLSKGDAATVIGIMVSRKQRDPSFFFEYKLDKEGHLNRMFWCDSQSRHDYEDFGDVLVFDSTYKMNRYGMPFIPFVGLNNHRNTTVFACAIVSDETEETYVWLLETFLRSMCQKMPMSVITDADAAMMKAIRQVLPDVWHRICTWHIEKNMKIHLSHKSLKEFRTLLYYSTSTATFEERWHAFSKRWQSEKTVTWLRRMYKKRRLWAAAYLTEGFWLGMKSNQRSESLNSCLHLHLDGEMTLVDMILHYENAVVRIRENEARDDCTASQSLPVPVTSSRELEIAASHVFTPANFYMLQADLRKIGGMEIVEIKLGDGSQQYIVAWKNNWKSRFWVEYTPVNSAETIRCSCRRMIRKGLPCKHIFHVLKYLNISEIPKCLVLVRFTKDARLGLPARRTSDLLGFGWTGAAERMKYSQVSVLASEAMHAACKHPTLWDQLQESLKAVIAKSHEYDQLKENLSKKMADLSTCAIEYVDDGEGNIVEVHDPIKVSMKGATKVDENRPMSKNGRPLSYDEIRIRSVVGEEE, from the exons ATGAGTGAG GTGACAGAAGTTGAGGGTAAAAAGAATGTCCAAGATACTGCTAGTGCAGATGATAAGAGGGATATGTTCATGCAGATAATACAAATGACTTTTACGTCTCACGAGGCTGCGTATGATTTCTACAACAGCTATGCTAGAGATAATGGTTTCAGCATTAGAAAGAATAGGGTCAG ACAAGGAAAACATGACAACAGGTTGCTAACCGAGGAAGGACACAGCCGTAGGCTCAGACCCGAGACACGCTGCCACTGCGAAGCGCACCTGACCGTGAAGCTTGACCAAAAGCGTGGGGTTTGGTATGTTGATAGTTTTGAGGACAAGCATAGCCATATCTTGGCAGGACCGGACGAGGTACCTTTTCTTTGGTCCCACAGAAAAATCAAAGAGTACCAGAAGCATGAGATAATGTCCATGGGAGCTGCAGGGATTAGAATTCACGACATGATGGATTGCTTCATCAGCAAACATGTATGGTACGGCGGTGTTGGTTTTACCAGGCGTGAAATATACAACCTTTGCGCCAGGGAGAAGAGGAAGCTGCTTTCAAAAGGTGATGCTGCCACAGTCATAGGCATCATGGTCAGTAGGAAACAGAGGGATCCTAGCTTCTTTTTCGAGTACAAGCTAGACAAGGAAGGACATCTGAATAGGATGTTCTGGTGTGACTCCCAGTCTCGTCATGACTATGAGGACTTCGGCGACGTGCTTGTATTTGACAGCACGTACAAGATGAACCGGTATGGTATGCCATTCATACCCTTTGTTGGTCTTAACAATCACCGGAATACCACTGTTTTTGCTTGTGCCATAGTTTCGGACGAGACCGAAGAGACATATGTGTGGCTGCTGGAGACTTTTTTGAGGTCCATGTGTCAAAAGATGCCTATGAGTGTTATCACGGATGCCGACGCTGCGATGATGAAGGCAATTCGCCAAGTCTTGCCAGACGTGTGGCACCGTATATGTACGTGGCATATAGAaaaaaatatgaagattcaccTCAGTCACAAGTCCTTGAAGGAGTTCCGAACTCTTCTGTACTACAGCACGTCCACGGCCACGTTTGAGGAGAGATGGCACGCGTTTTCCAAAAGATGGCAGTCGGAAAAAACAGTAACATGGTTGAGACGGATGTATAAGAAGAGGAGACTGTGGGCCGCGGCTTATCTGACAGAGGGTTTTTGGCTTGGCATGAAAAGCAACCAGAGGAGTGAAAGTCTAAACTCATGCCTTCACCTCCACCTAGACGGTGAAATGACCCTGGTGGATATGATTTTGCACTATGAGAACGCCGTTGTACGTATCCGTGAGAATGAGGCACGAGATGATTGCACGGCCTCACAGAGTTTACCGGTGCCAGTAACTAGCTCGAGGGAACTTGAGATAGCTGCTTCTCACGTCTTCACTCCAGCAAACTTCTATATGTTGCAAGCAGATCTTAGGAAAATTGGTGGCATGGAGATTGTAGAAATAAAGCTCGGAGACGGATCACAGCAGTACATCGTGGCCTGGAAGAATAACTGGAAGAGCCGTTTTTGGGTGGAGTACACTCCAGTAAATTCCGCAGAAACTATAAGGTGCAGCTGCAGAAGAATGATTCGAAAGGGTCTACCTTGCAAGCACATATTCCATGTACTGAAGTACTTGAATATATCTGAAATACCAAAGTGTTTAGTTCTTGTGCGGTTCACGAAAGACGCAAGGTTGGGACTGCCCGCCAGGCGCACAAGTGATCTGTTGGGATTTGGATGGACTGGAGCAGCTGAAAGAATGAAATATAGCCAGGTCAGTGTGTTGGCTTCAGAAGCTATGCATGCAGCATGCAAACACCCAACTTTGTGGGATCAGTTACAGGAGAGTTTGAAGGCCGTGATAGCTAAGAGCCATGAGTATGATCAGCTAAAGGAAAATTTGAGTAAGAAAATGGCTGATCTTAGTACTTGTGCAATTGAATATGTAGATGATGGTGAAGGCAACATAGTTGAAGTTCATGATCCTATTAAAGTATCAATGAAAGGTGCAACTAAGGTAGATGAGAACCGCCCTATGTCGAAAAATGGTAGGCCACTTTCGTACGACGAGATCAGAATCAG AAGCGTGGTGGGCGAAGAAGAGTAG